Proteins from one Desulfonema limicola genomic window:
- a CDS encoding restriction endonuclease subunit S, which translates to MDVWKNIKLVNYINILSGFAFNSDFFTGEEGTPLIRIRDINKRNTDINFSGKFSDKYLIKKGDLLIGMDGDFEVAQWKGENALLNQRVCKIESNDKNRLNQIFLFYRIINEIKLINNIISATTVKHLSTKDIDNIQVNLPPIDEQTKIAAILSKTDKAIEQTERIIAKYQRIKTGLMQDLLTKGIDENGNIRSEETHEFKDSPVGRIPVEWNAVYMDEILYNIEAGKSPNCIDVPAGSGQWGVLKVSAVRPEGFQSEENKVLENSNFINPKYEVKDKDLLITRSNTYDLVGIVCLVKNPPPNLLLCDKTLRLIINKNKSSVDFIFYVLQMPFVRSQIEIHATGSSGSMKNISQETIRHLIVPRPEKTEQTNIYKILNKIDKYIKDEKKQLNKMRRKKTGLMQDLLTGKVRCLNLDLPD; encoded by the coding sequence ATGGACGTTTGGAAAAATATTAAGCTTGTTAATTATATTAATATTCTCTCTGGTTTTGCTTTTAACTCTGATTTTTTTACAGGAGAGGAAGGAACTCCTCTAATTCGGATAAGAGATATTAACAAAAGAAATACAGATATAAATTTTAGTGGCAAATTCAGCGATAAGTATTTGATTAAAAAAGGTGATCTCCTTATTGGAATGGATGGAGACTTTGAAGTTGCTCAATGGAAAGGTGAAAATGCTCTACTAAATCAACGAGTATGTAAAATAGAATCGAATGACAAAAACAGACTTAACCAAATATTTTTATTTTACAGAATTATAAATGAAATAAAGCTGATAAATAACATTATTTCAGCAACTACTGTCAAACACCTCTCAACAAAAGATATTGACAACATCCAAGTTAATCTACCTCCAATTGACGAACAAACCAAAATCGCCGCCATCCTCTCCAAAACCGACAAAGCCATTGAACAGACCGAGCGAATTATTGCCAAATACCAGCGCATCAAAACCGGGCTGATGCAGGACTTGCTCACAAAAGGCATAGACGAAAACGGCAACATCCGATCAGAAGAAACCCATGAGTTTAAGGATTCGCCGGTTGGGAGGATACCGGTTGAGTGGAATGCTGTTTACATGGATGAAATTCTTTATAATATCGAAGCAGGGAAAAGTCCAAACTGCATTGATGTACCGGCAGGTTCAGGCCAATGGGGTGTTTTAAAAGTCAGTGCTGTTCGTCCTGAAGGTTTCCAGTCTGAAGAAAACAAGGTTTTGGAAAATTCAAATTTCATAAACCCAAAGTATGAAGTTAAGGACAAAGATTTGCTGATAACCAGATCAAACACTTATGATTTGGTTGGAATCGTTTGCCTTGTTAAGAATCCACCTCCTAACTTGTTGTTATGTGACAAAACACTGAGATTGATTATAAACAAAAACAAATCATCAGTTGATTTTATTTTTTATGTACTGCAAATGCCCTTTGTTCGTTCACAAATTGAAATTCATGCCACAGGTAGCAGTGGGAGCATGAAAAACATTTCTCAGGAAACAATAAGGCATTTGATTGTTCCGCGACCTGAAAAGACTGAGCAAACTAACATATATAAAATATTGAATAAAATTGATAAATATATTAAAGATGAAAAAAAACAATTAAATAAAATGCGCCGCAAAAAAACCGGCCTGATGCAAGACTTGCTAACCGGAAAGGTAAGGTGTTTGAACCTTGATTTACCTGATTAA
- a CDS encoding PIN domain-containing protein: MENYLLDTNHCIYVINGIDKKTSRKTETEHKVIKKIKTIQSEIFISEVTLGELYFGAANSNRKEYNLKRIELFKQIIMPVTIDEDIWRLFGETKAMLRKRGKSIADMDLLIACTSRIFGFILVTNDKDFDVLPDDFLKENWAE; encoded by the coding sequence ATGGAAAACTATCTGCTTGATACCAATCACTGTATATATGTGATAAACGGAATTGATAAAAAAACTTCCCGGAAGACAGAGACTGAACATAAGGTAATTAAAAAAATAAAAACGATTCAATCGGAAATCTTCATATCTGAAGTTACATTAGGGGAATTATATTTTGGTGCGGCTAATTCTAATCGTAAAGAGTATAACTTGAAAAGGATTGAATTGTTCAAACAGATAATTATGCCTGTCACAATTGATGAGGACATCTGGAGACTATTCGGAGAGACAAAAGCAATGCTGCGCAAAAGAGGAAAATCCATAGCAGATATGGATCTTCTTATTGCCTGTACATCAAGGATTTTTGGTTTCATACTCGTTACAAATGATAAAGACTTTGATGTATTGCCTGATGATTTTCTCAAAGAAAACTGGGCAGAATAG
- a CDS encoding type I restriction endonuclease subunit R, translating into MNRTDRTPDHIKKDEKNFVEEPFLEQLQELGWEILRLDMWNQTPKQSFRQRFSDVVMFPRLEQALMTINPWLEPDQLGDVVKRITGFSKTGLMENNQQVLNLLLENTGVSENRQTKEKSPAVRYIDFNEKKNNSFIAVSQLRVRIPGTEHSIFPDIILFLNGLPIVVIECKSHKANDPIPQAINQLLRYSQQRGDTGEGNQTLFYYNQFVVATCRQEAKFGTISSHIEKHFYRWTDPFPKTLNNLAGKNTSPNDQQRLIQGMMYHDNLLSLIKNFTLFAQNDEGKTVKIVARYQQFRAVKIAVQRLLDGSNKYERGGIIWHTQGSGKSLTMMFMVREMYSRNTLKNWKVIFITDRTQLEDQLNRTSQKIGFTVKVADSTAKLKKLLAADTSDLVMAMIHKFQENDLREIFPAVNQSSNILVMTDEAHRSQYSLLGANLDRALPNAVHIAYTGTPTDKTEKKYKDYIDKYTMRQAEEDGVTLEIVYEGRTDKAEVADKEGMDKKFADVFSDYCIEERLQILGYGSRIAYLEAEDIIMAKARDMVHHYVSHIFPGGFKAQIVAVSKEGAVRYKKAIDKALETEIKKLETDNPLCIALDPLKKVKAAVVISGDHNDKKHIKQYTDPAVHRQSIESFKMPYEAVSGDNNGSIGILIVHNMLLVGFDAPIEQVIYLDRIIKSHGLLQAIARVNRPGDEKKTKGFVVDYVGVGHHLKEALDSYDEREQKEITDCLNTDEDEINDLIHANKNIWDLLKKYKITDLDDLDTFYDLFYDEDIRFEFMTAFKKMSICMDVVFPKKEGLDYLNDYQRFTEINVMAGRHFRDSRMSMVGIPEKLRIITDQYLKSRGIDQKIAPIAITDPDFEKHVEKRKRKKTKAAETEHAIRHHLDINMDDDPDLYASFAESIDKILQDFKDNWTIIYKKLEELRQKILNAKKEPTYGLHRKKQMPFFRIFKKELFGNRELSEDETALNVDLTQHVFNIISNELRLTGFWNSLPAQNRLKAELQKLFLSARFHNMPNMIKNRKHIISRVMELAKNKNDTILYA; encoded by the coding sequence ATGAACCGCACTGACCGGACTCCCGACCATATTAAAAAAGATGAAAAAAACTTTGTTGAAGAACCATTCCTGGAACAACTGCAAGAACTTGGCTGGGAAATCCTCCGGCTGGATATGTGGAACCAGACACCAAAACAGAGTTTTCGACAGCGTTTTTCAGATGTGGTCATGTTTCCCAGACTTGAACAGGCATTAATGACCATCAACCCCTGGCTGGAACCGGATCAGCTTGGGGATGTGGTCAAACGGATTACAGGCTTTTCAAAAACCGGACTCATGGAAAACAATCAGCAGGTGTTAAATCTGCTCCTGGAAAACACAGGAGTTTCCGAAAACCGCCAGACCAAAGAAAAAAGCCCCGCAGTACGCTACATTGATTTCAACGAAAAAAAGAATAATTCCTTTATTGCAGTTTCCCAGCTCAGAGTCAGAATTCCAGGCACGGAACACAGCATATTCCCGGATATAATCCTGTTTTTAAACGGCCTGCCCATTGTGGTAATAGAATGTAAATCCCACAAAGCAAATGACCCGATTCCCCAGGCAATAAATCAACTTCTCCGTTACAGTCAGCAGCGTGGCGATACTGGCGAAGGAAATCAGACCCTATTTTATTACAACCAGTTTGTAGTGGCAACATGCAGGCAGGAAGCAAAATTCGGCACAATTTCAAGCCATATTGAAAAACATTTTTACAGATGGACAGACCCTTTTCCCAAAACCTTAAACAATCTTGCCGGTAAAAACACATCCCCCAATGACCAGCAGCGTCTGATACAGGGAATGATGTACCATGACAATCTGCTCAGCCTGATAAAAAACTTTACCTTATTTGCCCAGAACGATGAAGGCAAAACCGTTAAAATAGTTGCCAGATACCAGCAGTTCCGGGCTGTAAAGATTGCAGTGCAGCGTCTGCTGGACGGCAGTAACAAATATGAAAGGGGCGGCATTATCTGGCATACCCAGGGTTCGGGAAAATCCCTTACCATGATGTTCATGGTGCGAGAAATGTATAGCCGCAACACATTAAAAAACTGGAAAGTCATATTTATCACAGACAGAACCCAGCTTGAAGACCAACTGAACCGGACAAGTCAGAAGATAGGTTTTACCGTAAAGGTGGCTGACAGCACTGCAAAGCTAAAAAAACTTCTGGCAGCAGATACCTCTGACCTGGTTATGGCAATGATTCACAAATTCCAGGAAAACGATCTCAGGGAAATCTTTCCTGCTGTTAACCAAAGCTCCAACATCCTTGTAATGACAGACGAGGCACACCGGTCTCAATACTCCCTGCTGGGAGCAAACCTTGACAGAGCTTTGCCAAATGCCGTACACATAGCCTACACAGGCACACCCACAGACAAAACCGAGAAAAAATACAAAGATTACATAGACAAATACACCATGCGCCAGGCAGAAGAAGACGGCGTTACCCTTGAAATTGTATATGAAGGCCGCACTGACAAGGCAGAAGTGGCGGATAAAGAGGGAATGGATAAAAAATTTGCAGATGTATTCAGCGACTACTGCATTGAAGAACGCCTTCAAATACTGGGATACGGTTCCAGGATTGCATATCTGGAAGCTGAAGACATAATCATGGCAAAAGCCCGGGATATGGTACATCACTATGTCAGTCATATATTCCCAGGCGGTTTCAAAGCTCAGATTGTGGCAGTTTCAAAAGAAGGTGCTGTGCGGTACAAAAAAGCAATTGATAAAGCACTGGAAACCGAAATTAAAAAACTTGAAACAGACAATCCCCTGTGTATTGCCCTTGACCCTCTGAAAAAGGTGAAAGCTGCTGTTGTTATTTCAGGGGATCACAATGATAAAAAACATATAAAGCAATATACGGACCCGGCTGTTCACAGGCAGAGCATTGAAAGTTTTAAAATGCCCTATGAAGCAGTATCAGGTGATAATAACGGCAGCATCGGCATTCTCATTGTCCACAATATGCTCCTGGTGGGGTTTGACGCTCCCATTGAACAGGTGATTTATCTTGACCGGATTATCAAATCACACGGTCTCTTACAGGCAATTGCCAGGGTCAACAGGCCCGGAGATGAAAAAAAGACCAAAGGTTTTGTTGTAGATTATGTGGGAGTGGGGCATCATCTGAAAGAAGCTCTGGACAGCTATGATGAAAGAGAACAAAAAGAAATTACAGACTGCCTGAACACGGATGAAGATGAAATAAACGATCTGATTCATGCAAATAAAAATATATGGGATTTATTGAAAAAATACAAAATCACTGATCTTGACGATCTTGATACGTTCTATGACCTGTTCTATGATGAAGATATCCGCTTTGAATTCATGACGGCCTTTAAAAAAATGTCCATTTGCATGGATGTGGTGTTTCCCAAAAAAGAAGGACTGGATTATCTGAACGATTATCAAAGATTTACAGAAATCAACGTCATGGCAGGCAGGCATTTCCGGGATTCCCGCATGAGCATGGTCGGCATACCTGAAAAACTGAGAATCATTACAGACCAGTATCTCAAATCCAGAGGAATAGATCAGAAAATCGCACCCATAGCCATAACAGACCCGGATTTTGAAAAGCATGTAGAAAAACGAAAACGGAAAAAAACAAAGGCAGCAGAAACCGAACATGCAATCAGGCATCATCTGGATATTAACATGGATGACGACCCTGACCTGTATGCTTCATTTGCTGAATCCATTGATAAAATATTACAGGATTTCAAAGATAACTGGACAATAATTTACAAGAAACTCGAAGAACTCCGCCAGAAAATCTTAAATGCCAAAAAAGAACCCACTTACGGGCTTCACAGAAAAAAGCAGATGCCTTTCTTTCGTATATTTAAAAAAGAATTGTTTGGCAACAGGGAATTAAGCGAGGATGAAACTGCCTTAAACGTGGATTTAACCCAGCATGTATTCAACATAATTTCCAATGAACTCAGGCTGACAGGATTCTGGAACAGCCTGCCCGCACAAAACCGGCTGAAAGCTGAACTTCAAAAACTGTTTTTATCTGCCAGGTTTCACAACATGCCCAATATGATAAAAAACAGAAAACATATTATTTCACGGGTTATGGAACTGGCAAAAAACAAAAATGACACCATTTTATACGCATAA
- a CDS encoding M48 family metallopeptidase, whose protein sequence is MDIEYKIIYSKRKSLSISVERDRSIIVRAPENTAPEKIDKIIESKKMWLYGKLHNTQKYSTAAEPKEFVSGESLMYLGKNYRLDVVADDFKDIRFNNKFIISKNCQPAASRLFKTWYYYKAKEKIIPKVKYYAKRLGVKYNQINIKNMQFCWGSCTPKDNLNFNWRLVKAPVSVIEYVIVHELAHLMESNHTQEFWNIIAVQIPGYQKAKQWLKEHGELLEIDL, encoded by the coding sequence ATGGATATTGAATATAAAATCATATACTCAAAAAGAAAATCCTTAAGCATTTCCGTAGAACGTGACCGGTCAATCATTGTCCGGGCACCGGAAAATACAGCCCCAGAAAAGATTGATAAAATCATAGAATCAAAAAAGATGTGGCTGTATGGAAAGCTTCATAATACTCAAAAATACAGCACTGCTGCCGAACCCAAGGAATTTGTTTCAGGCGAATCACTGATGTACCTGGGAAAAAATTACAGACTGGACGTTGTAGCCGATGATTTCAAAGACATACGTTTCAACAATAAGTTCATCATATCAAAAAACTGCCAGCCTGCCGCATCCAGGCTTTTCAAAACCTGGTACTATTACAAAGCCAAAGAAAAGATAATACCAAAGGTTAAGTATTATGCTAAACGGCTCGGTGTAAAATACAATCAGATAAATATAAAAAACATGCAGTTTTGCTGGGGTTCATGCACACCAAAAGACAACCTCAATTTTAACTGGCGGCTTGTCAAAGCCCCTGTATCTGTTATAGAATACGTTATTGTCCACGAACTTGCACATTTAATGGAAAGCAATCACACACAGGAATTCTGGAACATCATTGCAGTTCAGATACCAGGTTATCAAAAAGCCAAACAATGGTTGAAGGAGCATGGGGAATTGTTGGAAATTGATCTGTAA
- a CDS encoding GSU2403 family nucleotidyltransferase fold protein, with protein sequence MEKKYKLLSTVLKELESAGVLEKLILAGSWCQYYYRILFDEAPEIPLIRTTDIDFLVPNPPKIKKKVDVSELLNNLGFDNDFDYHTGLVKYVHPDLEIQFLTPALGRGKDSPYEIKKLNINAEGLRYMTLLQDFKFQMKHAGITIWLPEPEAFVLHKILISQKRKSQAKTDKDLQSAQSIGELCIEDEARRERLKSIFDGMPRKWKRDILGVIKLISPHIFSCLNL encoded by the coding sequence ATGGAAAAAAAGTATAAGCTCCTTTCAACCGTACTCAAAGAACTGGAAAGCGCAGGAGTTCTGGAAAAACTGATTCTTGCCGGAAGCTGGTGTCAGTATTATTACAGGATTCTGTTTGATGAAGCACCGGAAATTCCGCTTATAAGAACCACTGATATTGATTTTCTTGTGCCAAATCCGCCAAAAATTAAGAAAAAGGTTGATGTGAGTGAGCTTTTAAACAATCTTGGATTTGATAATGATTTTGATTATCATACCGGCCTTGTGAAGTATGTTCACCCTGATCTTGAAATCCAATTTCTGACTCCAGCACTTGGCAGGGGAAAAGACAGCCCCTATGAAATAAAAAAGCTGAATATTAATGCAGAAGGTCTCAGGTATATGACATTGTTACAGGATTTTAAATTTCAAATGAAGCACGCTGGAATAACCATCTGGCTCCCGGAGCCGGAAGCATTTGTACTTCATAAAATCCTTATAAGCCAGAAACGAAAAAGTCAGGCAAAAACGGATAAGGATTTACAGAGTGCCCAAAGTATCGGTGAATTGTGCATTGAAGATGAAGCCCGCCGGGAACGCCTGAAATCTATATTTGATGGAATGCCTCGTAAATGGAAAAGGGATATATTGGGCGTGATAAAGCTTATTTCACCACACATTTTTTCCTGCTTGAATTTATGA
- the cyaB gene encoding class IV adenylate cyclase, which produces MAPLEIEVKYYLEDIEPVRRFFLNSGAVHLNKHFEQNICFEDSENSLIKKQSLLRLRKDTKNWLTFKSRPGTDTQFKIMKELETQVSSFSVMEQILESIGFHKQQIYEKYRETFIMEDTHICIDTMPFGNFLEIEGSKDQIIKLADMLGLKWEKRIIKNYLEIFNYLKKELCLPFNDLSFENFKTLEIDMDIFMSSFEAGK; this is translated from the coding sequence ATGGCTCCCCTTGAAATTGAAGTTAAGTATTATCTGGAAGATATTGAACCAGTGCGCCGGTTTTTTCTTAATTCCGGTGCAGTTCATTTAAATAAACATTTTGAACAAAATATTTGTTTTGAGGATTCTGAAAACAGCCTTATAAAGAAACAATCTCTTTTAAGGCTTCGTAAAGATACAAAAAACTGGCTTACCTTTAAATCAAGGCCAGGCACAGACACCCAGTTTAAGATAATGAAAGAACTTGAGACCCAGGTCAGCAGTTTTTCTGTAATGGAGCAGATATTGGAATCTATTGGATTTCATAAACAGCAAATTTATGAAAAATACAGGGAAACCTTTATCATGGAAGATACACATATCTGCATTGACACCATGCCTTTTGGAAATTTTCTGGAGATTGAAGGTTCAAAAGATCAGATTATTAAGCTGGCAGATATGCTTGGCTTAAAATGGGAAAAAAGAATAATTAAAAATTATCTTGAGATTTTTAATTATTTAAAAAAAGAATTATGCCTGCCTTTTAATGATCTTAGTTTTGAAAATTTTAAAACCCTTGAAATAGATATGGATATATTTATGAGCAGTTTTGAAGCAGGTAAATAA
- a CDS encoding TonB-dependent receptor yields the protein MKNLIIFILMFLISINGYAQTDKTDKKTMLMDTLVIKAEKSMEDPQTGDVDIEASPVNISIIKREDFEGKSDSLIGIIEKETGVQVRQSGGLGSFSSISLRGSASDQIMVFIDGILLNDASGGGVDLSNIALSDVESIEIYRGITPVNFSKASIGGVVNIKTLRPKKGLNTSINAGWGSFNTQKLSGFINHKLEKWDYLVSADYLSSDNDYDILNNNGTQWNTLDDKWEKRQNAEVSQGNILGKAGYNFNDNIRIDIANQYFTKDQELPGWDNSSLTDSSLETTRNISTLKLNLKDLSSLNFDTSTQISYTWKQEEYDDRGGI from the coding sequence ATGAAAAATTTGATTATTTTTATTTTAATGTTTTTGATTTCCATAAATGGATATGCACAGACAGATAAGACAGATAAAAAAACCATGCTGATGGATACCCTTGTTATCAAAGCTGAAAAGAGCATGGAAGACCCTCAAACAGGTGATGTGGATATTGAAGCAAGTCCTGTTAATATTTCCATTATAAAAAGAGAGGATTTTGAAGGAAAATCTGACAGCCTGATTGGAATTATTGAAAAAGAAACAGGTGTCCAGGTTCGCCAGTCAGGAGGTTTAGGAAGTTTTTCATCAATCTCTTTACGAGGATCTGCAAGCGATCAGATCATGGTGTTTATTGACGGAATACTGCTCAATGACGCATCAGGCGGAGGTGTGGATTTAAGCAATATTGCTCTTTCTGACGTTGAATCCATTGAAATATACCGAGGTATTACACCTGTTAATTTCAGCAAAGCATCTATCGGCGGTGTTGTTAATATAAAAACCTTAAGGCCGAAAAAAGGTCTGAACACAAGCATAAATGCTGGATGGGGATCTTTTAACACACAAAAATTATCAGGATTTATTAATCATAAGCTTGAAAAATGGGATTATCTTGTTTCTGCTGACTATCTGTCATCAGACAATGATTATGACATTCTTAATAATAATGGAACACAATGGAATACTTTAGATGATAAATGGGAAAAACGGCAGAATGCAGAGGTAAGCCAGGGCAATATACTTGGAAAAGCAGGATATAATTTTAATGATAATATAAGAATAGACATTGCAAATCAGTATTTTACAAAAGACCAGGAACTGCCTGGATGGGATAACAGCTCCCTTACTGACTCTTCCCTGGAAACAACCCGGAATATCAGCACATTAAAACTGAATTTAAAAGATTTAAGTTCACTCAATTTTGATACATCCACCCAGATTTCATATACCTGGAAACAAGAGGAATATGATGACAGGGGGGGCATATAG
- a CDS encoding TonB-dependent receptor domain-containing protein yields the protein MFIFSANAQNEQYESEDHLNKKNPLDSERSSFSLGIQDSIFIFQDKIIVTPGIRYTWIQDKLKDASSIWGTQLEGKKLKDNYFSPQTGIKYKALEWLTFKTNIAKYVREPSLFELFGDRGFFIGNSDLEKEEGINFDLGTEIQWNPEQTRLKAVALNLCWFRNHADDLIARVYDSRGIGRSVNISKALIQGIEAQASVDIFEYFRLILNATWQKPENQGEIAAFDGKNLPGHFEKSYLARLEARHQGIKVYLEFLHDKDMYYDTANLRKAEDKNELNAGISFIYNNWLFSLEAQNINDDIYEDFNSYPLPGRSFYTSIKYEF from the coding sequence ATGTTTATTTTTTCTGCCAATGCTCAAAATGAACAATATGAAAGTGAAGATCATCTTAATAAGAAAAATCCTTTGGACAGTGAGCGCAGCAGCTTTTCCCTTGGTATTCAAGACAGTATTTTTATTTTTCAGGATAAAATTATTGTTACCCCAGGTATTAGATATACATGGATTCAGGACAAGCTCAAAGATGCCTCAAGTATCTGGGGTACACAGCTTGAAGGAAAAAAACTTAAGGATAATTATTTCAGCCCTCAAACAGGCATAAAATACAAAGCCCTTGAATGGCTTACATTTAAAACCAATATTGCAAAATATGTTCGTGAACCTTCTTTATTTGAATTATTCGGAGACCGGGGTTTTTTTATTGGCAATTCAGATTTGGAAAAAGAAGAAGGAATTAACTTTGATCTTGGTACGGAAATTCAGTGGAATCCTGAACAAACCAGGCTTAAGGCTGTGGCATTAAATCTTTGCTGGTTTAGAAATCATGCAGATGACTTAATTGCCCGTGTTTATGATTCCAGGGGAATCGGAAGATCAGTCAATATCTCCAAAGCACTTATCCAGGGAATAGAAGCACAAGCATCTGTAGATATTTTTGAATACTTCAGACTGATTCTTAATGCCACATGGCAGAAACCTGAAAACCAGGGAGAGATTGCAGCTTTTGATGGAAAAAATCTGCCTGGACATTTTGAAAAATCATATCTTGCAAGGCTTGAAGCCAGACATCAGGGCATCAAGGTTTATCTTGAATTTTTACATGATAAAGACATGTATTATGATACTGCAAATCTTAGGAAAGCAGAGGATAAAAATGAGTTAAATGCAGGAATATCATTTATTTATAATAATTGGCTTTTTTCTCTTGAAGCTCAAAACATAAATGATGATATTTATGAAGATTTTAACAGCTATCCCCTGCCTGGAAGATCCTTTTATACATCAATAAAGTATGAATTTTAA
- a CDS encoding YncE family protein has translation MERILFFKIRSSFLTIACLTLILAAYPGSGLCETKETAVVAAVAPDYSSAAHSLISVEPVNGVRTVQNNLLPTDTSDISLSAYKNFFYRLERYQADNIIKFDINAPDVPVWQFSAMDENETGSSNPYGLFFVNSQKAYLLRYGTAKAWIVNPGASTQAEFKIGELDLSAYADSDGIPEMNYGVIIGNKFFILLQRLDRDNNFFPSNTPYIAVFDVNTDKEIETGLENQDNLKGIALNIKNPGSINYLDDNNTIYVHGVGDYGSSWSGREPEYSGGIISIDPVTYEVKTVLDDGDADNHPYGNISGMSIVSPEKAYFVGYAGWGDNSLYAFNPSTGQVSGIANNELKNKNIAGMASGTYADKNNMLWVCNQTDGLVVILDTDDNSINEKISTNLNPVSIVFTSEEIMEEPEKEEDKTDEPDTDTQTDDDHGSSSSCFITSTGTNLFFTPAKAKFIK, from the coding sequence ATGGAACGTATTTTATTTTTTAAGATCAGATCATCTTTTTTAACAATTGCATGTTTGACCCTGATTCTGGCTGCATATCCAGGTTCAGGTTTATGTGAAACCAAAGAAACTGCTGTGGTTGCAGCAGTGGCTCCAGATTACAGCAGTGCCGCACATTCACTTATTTCTGTTGAACCTGTAAATGGAGTAAGAACAGTGCAAAACAATCTTCTGCCAACTGATACATCAGATATTAGTTTGTCTGCATATAAAAATTTTTTTTACAGGCTTGAACGCTATCAGGCAGATAATATCATCAAATTTGATATAAATGCTCCAGATGTTCCTGTATGGCAGTTTTCAGCCATGGATGAAAATGAAACAGGCTCCAGCAATCCTTACGGGCTTTTTTTTGTTAATTCCCAAAAAGCCTATCTCCTGCGCTACGGCACAGCTAAAGCCTGGATTGTCAACCCAGGGGCATCAACACAGGCTGAGTTTAAAATCGGTGAACTGGATCTGTCAGCTTATGCTGATTCTGATGGAATACCTGAAATGAATTATGGTGTAATAATCGGGAATAAATTTTTTATTCTCTTGCAGCGCCTTGACCGGGACAATAATTTTTTCCCTTCAAATACTCCTTACATTGCTGTATTTGACGTAAATACTGACAAGGAGATTGAAACAGGACTTGAAAATCAAGATAATTTAAAAGGTATTGCACTTAATATTAAAAATCCAGGATCAATAAATTACCTTGATGATAATAATACAATCTATGTTCATGGAGTCGGTGATTACGGCAGTTCCTGGTCAGGCAGGGAACCTGAATATTCAGGCGGGATTATCAGTATTGATCCTGTTACCTATGAAGTTAAAACAGTTTTAGATGACGGAGACGCTGATAATCATCCATATGGAAACATATCGGGAATGAGCATTGTTTCACCGGAAAAAGCTTATTTTGTCGGATATGCAGGCTGGGGCGATAATAGTCTTTATGCTTTTAATCCTTCAACCGGACAGGTTTCAGGCATTGCAAATAATGAATTAAAAAACAAAAATATAGCAGGAATGGCCTCAGGAACCTATGCAGATAAAAATAATATGCTGTGGGTCTGCAATCAAACAGACGGTCTGGTTGTGATTTTAGATACAGATGATAATTCAATAAATGAAAAAATATCAACAAATCTAAATCCTGTGAGCATAGTTTTTACTTCTGAGGAGATTATGGAAGAACCTGAAAAAGAAGAAGATAAAACAGATGAACCAGATACTGATACTCAAACAGATGATGACCATGGAAGCAGCAGCAGTTGTTTTATAACAAGTACAGGTACAAATCTTTTTTTTACACCAGCAAAAGCAAAGTTTATTAAATGA